A genome region from Heptranchias perlo isolate sHepPer1 chromosome 32, sHepPer1.hap1, whole genome shotgun sequence includes the following:
- the LOC137300767 gene encoding uncharacterized protein produces the protein MNPRASDSEMRVPPTEPQLTLIGQIGHQAASGVQEIDFDSWRRQGNPGKLATLNEHQAQTGVEQEGLGVLMLTQEGVAEFQAGFRSCLNGVSQYLLRSKSTDEHLRLGVLNHLVNAFPVFSGSCFSTADSGRRLEAAPSPRPQPVHIKPAAPLPGELSLSGSAACMKSTDKPNSSALVRNSSPRQVAEITSNQKKTEKISSPEPAKDQRCPPITTQRKCPTNNVLSPDSGPLWRPW, from the exons atgaacccaagagcttctgactcagagatgagagtgccacccactgagccacagctgacactaattGGGCAGATTGGACACCAAGCAGCATCAGG tgtccaggagattgacTTCGATTCCTGGAGACGCCAAGGCAATCCTGGAAAGTTGGCAACCCTGAATGAGCACCAAGCGCAGACAGGGGTAGAACAGGAGGGTTTAG GAGTTCTGATGCTGACTCAGGAAGGGGTGGCTGAATTCCAAGCTGGATTCAGAAGCTGTTTGAACGGGGTCAGCCAGTATCTGCTGCGAAGCAAAAGTACAGACGAACACTTGCGCCTGGGAGTGCTCAATCACTTGGTCAATGCTTTCCCCGTGTTCTCCGGCTCCTGTTTCAGCACCGCGGACAGCGGCCGCCGACTAGAAGCTGCCCCGTCACCACGGCCTCAGCCCGTCCACATCAAGCCGGCGGCACCACTGCCGGGCGAGCTCTCCCTCTCCGGCTCCGCCGCCTGTATGAAAAGCACGGACAAACCCAACTCTTCCGCCTTGGTTAGAAACAGCAGCCCACGACAAGTGGCTGAAATCACATCAAATCAAAAGAAAACGGAGAAGATTTCTAGCCCAGAACCAGCAAAAGACCAGCGGTGTCCACCTATCACTACCCAGAGAAAATGTCCCACCAACAATGTACTTTCCCCTGACTCAGGACCCCTTTGGCGCCCTTGGTAA